From Candidatus Electrothrix rattekaaiensis, one genomic window encodes:
- a CDS encoding glycosyltransferase family 2 protein encodes MTYHEMKVSLIITTYNWKDALELSLLSGLSQKEKPVEIVVADDGSRPDTGKMIAAIAAHSPIPVIHSWQEDNGFRLSASRNKAIAKTSGDYIVLIDGDIIMEEHFIADHIHFAQPGCFAQGTRVLLKEGLSEEVLARKKMPETLCKKGVENRKNCLRSAFLSRLISFKNRGMNGVRTCNFAFWREDALAVNGFNEDFIGWGREDSEFTARLLNYGLMRRSVKFNALAYHLYHSRNDRSHLLKNDRLLEETIEQKRTWCEKGVNAYL; translated from the coding sequence ATGACATATCATGAAATGAAGGTCAGCCTCATTATAACCACCTATAACTGGAAAGACGCCTTAGAGCTTTCTTTGCTGAGTGGACTAAGCCAAAAAGAAAAACCCGTCGAGATCGTTGTTGCCGATGACGGCTCAAGGCCGGATACAGGAAAAATGATTGCAGCGATTGCTGCACACTCACCTATCCCAGTGATCCACTCCTGGCAAGAGGATAATGGATTCAGGCTTTCAGCAAGCCGGAATAAAGCGATAGCAAAGACATCTGGTGATTACATCGTCCTGATTGACGGCGATATTATTATGGAAGAGCATTTTATTGCCGACCATATCCATTTCGCCCAACCTGGCTGCTTTGCCCAGGGAACCAGAGTACTCCTCAAGGAAGGGTTGTCAGAAGAGGTATTGGCCCGAAAAAAAATGCCAGAAACCCTCTGTAAGAAAGGGGTTGAAAACAGAAAAAACTGCTTACGCTCGGCTTTTCTCTCGCGCTTGATCTCTTTTAAAAATCGGGGAATGAACGGGGTCAGAACCTGCAATTTTGCCTTTTGGCGCGAGGATGCCCTTGCGGTTAACGGCTTTAATGAAGATTTTATCGGCTGGGGCAGAGAAGACTCAGAATTTACGGCAAGGCTTCTGAATTACGGACTCATGCGCAGAAGTGTTAAATTCAACGCCTTGGCTTACCATCTCTATCACTCAAGAAATGACCGCAGCCATTTACTAAAGAATGACCGGCTGCTGGAGGAAACCATTGAACAAAAGAGAACATGGTGCGAAAAGGGAGTAAATGCATATCTATAA
- a CDS encoding glycosyltransferase family 2 protein — MNRISVYIIAWNEADKIRSALNSVLWADEIILADSYSEDETAAIATEMGARVEQITFCGFGDLRNRAMASCTHDWIFSLDADERCTPEARDEILATVAQANPADAYYIPRRNYFMGRWIKHSGFYPDYRQPQLFRKGALHFKTDDPVHEEYAIRSDKPVGYLRHPIWQFPYKNLEEVARKANRYSTLGAEKLQQRGRRGGMLKAFGRGLWSFFHMYILKKGILDGWPGVVIAIGNFEGTWYKYAKLHELEENWQPPDSPLLRKE, encoded by the coding sequence ATGAACAGGATTTCTGTCTATATTATTGCGTGGAACGAGGCTGATAAGATTCGTTCCGCTCTTAATTCCGTGCTCTGGGCAGATGAAATCATCTTAGCTGATTCATATAGTGAAGATGAGACTGCTGCCATTGCCACAGAAATGGGTGCTCGGGTCGAGCAGATTACCTTTTGTGGTTTTGGTGATTTGCGGAATCGGGCTATGGCATCCTGCACACATGACTGGATTTTTTCCTTGGATGCGGATGAACGTTGCACCCCAGAGGCTCGGGACGAAATTCTGGCTACAGTTGCTCAAGCCAATCCGGCGGATGCTTATTATATTCCCCGGCGAAATTATTTCATGGGGCGTTGGATCAAACATTCAGGCTTCTATCCAGATTACCGTCAGCCCCAGCTTTTTCGAAAAGGTGCCTTACATTTTAAAACAGATGATCCGGTGCATGAGGAATATGCCATACGTTCCGACAAACCGGTGGGTTATCTCCGTCATCCCATCTGGCAGTTTCCCTATAAAAATTTGGAAGAGGTTGCACGTAAGGCAAACCGATATTCCACCTTGGGGGCTGAAAAATTGCAACAGCGTGGGCGGCGTGGTGGGATGCTCAAGGCCTTCGGGCGTGGCCTATGGTCCTTTTTTCACATGTACATCCTGAAAAAGGGCATCTTAGATGGCTGGCCTGGAGTTGTTATTGCGATCGGTAATTTTGAAGGGACTTGGTACAAATATGCCAAGCTGCATGAGTTGGAAGAAAATTGGCAGCCGCCTGATTCTCCTCTGTTACGAAAAGAATAA
- a CDS encoding glycosyltransferase family 9 protein, whose product MLLNSKRILIIKPSSLGDIVHTLPVAHAIKRCFPNCFIGWIVQHAFAPLLQADNSIDAVYPIQIPSTSDPQAGRWAWLKAFKATVGTLHKVHREFQQKPYDLILDLHASFRSGLLGRTNPGGRRVGFSQAKELNPFFQEHLIDIPKTTEHAQDKNLLFCTYLGIKVADEDFHLCTDEEDRQVIRQFLQPLLRSHTVTEATDPSPLIYANPAARWQTKFWPIEYWAALADKLHEQGVPLVFGGSPQDTEYITSIAHLMKTDQIIAAGRLTLPQSAALIQQASLYIGLDSGPMHIAALARTPVVALFGPTHPSRVGPYNPGGSKHRIKHRIIRAEGLNCLECRKRSCSHCSCMRKISPEMVYEAAISLLHLGLTPRKARRVSEEQQKQNRKTNSHDIS is encoded by the coding sequence ATGTTGCTGAACAGTAAACGCATCCTGATTATCAAGCCCAGTTCGTTGGGGGACATCGTGCATACCCTGCCGGTTGCCCATGCCATCAAACGCTGTTTTCCCAACTGCTTTATCGGCTGGATTGTCCAACACGCCTTTGCCCCTTTATTGCAAGCAGATAACAGCATTGACGCTGTCTACCCTATTCAAATCCCTTCTACCAGCGACCCGCAGGCAGGTCGCTGGGCATGGCTCAAGGCCTTCAAGGCAACAGTCGGTACCCTGCATAAAGTACACAGGGAATTTCAGCAGAAGCCGTACGATCTGATCCTTGACCTGCATGCCTCCTTTCGCAGCGGCCTACTGGGGCGCACTAACCCTGGTGGTCGGCGAGTGGGATTCAGCCAAGCCAAAGAGCTGAATCCCTTTTTTCAAGAGCACCTCATTGATATCCCCAAGACAACAGAGCATGCTCAGGATAAAAATTTGCTGTTCTGCACCTATCTGGGGATCAAGGTAGCGGATGAGGATTTTCATCTCTGCACTGATGAAGAAGATCGTCAGGTTATACGGCAATTCCTGCAGCCTCTTCTTCGATCCCATACGGTTACTGAGGCTACTGATCCCTCTCCCCTGATTTATGCCAATCCCGCAGCACGCTGGCAGACAAAATTTTGGCCGATTGAGTATTGGGCCGCTCTCGCCGATAAACTGCATGAGCAAGGTGTACCGTTGGTATTCGGCGGGAGCCCGCAGGACACGGAGTATATTACCTCCATCGCTCACTTGATGAAGACAGACCAGATCATTGCAGCTGGTCGCCTGACGCTTCCCCAATCAGCTGCTCTGATCCAGCAGGCCTCCCTCTATATCGGCCTTGATTCCGGGCCGATGCACATAGCAGCCCTAGCACGCACACCGGTGGTTGCTCTTTTTGGCCCTACCCATCCGAGCAGAGTCGGCCCCTATAATCCGGGAGGAAGCAAGCATCGAATTAAGCATCGAATTATCCGGGCAGAGGGGCTTAACTGCCTGGAATGCAGAAAGCGCAGCTGCTCACATTGCTCCTGCATGCGCAAGATCTCCCCGGAAATGGTCTACGAAGCAGCGATTTCCCTTTTACACTTAGGTCTCACCCCTAGGAAAGCGAGGAGAGTATCCGAAGAGCAGCAGAAGCAGAACCGAAAAACAAACTCCCATGACATATCATGA